In the Sulfitobacter pacificus genome, one interval contains:
- a CDS encoding anhydro-N-acetylmuramic acid kinase, producing the protein MSRAISKDGPVRALGAMSGTSLDGVDAAVLVTDGHEIFEFGPSAYRSYTPQERAVIAAGFGLWHGAAVEAAADVVEQAHVALLDPMEQVDIIGFHGQTLAHAPRLQGTLQVGDGAALARRLGCPVVWDFRSADVEMGGEGAPLAPFFHHACARYVGLTEPVAFLNLGGVGNLTWVDPSVARPQDAGALLAFDTGPANAPMNDLMQSRLGKPYDEGGKLAAKGRVEQGALELFLAEPYFARMPPKSLDRNDFAEMVALVGELSDADAAATLTAMCAAGVAEAMQHCPSLPSRVLVTGGGRNNPVLMQMLAVSLDCPVVAIEEVGLDGDMLEAQAFAYLAVRVARGLPTSCASTTGVRAAVGGGTVSLPV; encoded by the coding sequence ATGAGCAGGGCAATCAGCAAAGACGGACCGGTGCGGGCCTTGGGGGCCATGTCGGGCACATCACTTGACGGTGTGGACGCGGCGGTGTTGGTCACCGATGGGCATGAGATTTTTGAGTTCGGGCCAAGCGCCTATCGCAGCTATACACCGCAGGAACGCGCCGTCATCGCGGCGGGCTTTGGTCTGTGGCACGGTGCGGCGGTTGAGGCGGCAGCAGACGTGGTGGAACAGGCGCATGTCGCTTTGCTGGACCCGATGGAACAGGTTGATATTATTGGGTTTCATGGGCAAACACTGGCCCATGCGCCACGCCTGCAGGGCACTTTGCAGGTGGGTGATGGCGCGGCCCTTGCACGGCGTCTGGGCTGTCCTGTGGTTTGGGATTTTCGCAGTGCAGATGTGGAGATGGGCGGCGAAGGGGCACCGCTGGCCCCGTTTTTCCATCACGCCTGTGCGCGCTATGTCGGGTTGACGGAACCCGTGGCGTTTTTGAATCTGGGCGGTGTGGGCAATCTGACCTGGGTTGATCCATCGGTTGCGCGGCCACAGGATGCGGGCGCTTTGCTGGCCTTTGATACCGGCCCTGCCAACGCGCCAATGAATGATCTGATGCAAAGCCGTTTGGGCAAGCCATATGATGAGGGTGGGAAACTGGCCGCAAAAGGCAGGGTGGAACAGGGCGCGCTGGAGTTGTTTCTGGCAGAGCCCTATTTCGCACGCATGCCACCCAAGTCATTGGACCGCAATGATTTTGCCGAGATGGTCGCGCTGGTGGGAGAGCTTTCGGATGCCGATGCTGCGGCCACGCTGACGGCCATGTGTGCGGCGGGCGTGGCCGAGGCCATGCAGCATTGCCCCAGTCTGCCGTCACGGGTGCTGGTCACGGGGGGCGGGCGCAACAATCCGGTGTTGATGCAGATGCTGGCGGTCAGTCTGGATTGTCCGGTGGTGGCGATCGAAGAGGTGGGTCTGGATGGGGACATGCTGGAGGCACAGGCCTTTGCCTATTTGGCTGTGCGCGTGGCGCGGGGCTTGCCGACCTCTTGTGCATCCACAACCGGGGTGCGGGCTGCGGTTGGTGGCGGGACCGTAAGCTTGCCGGTCTGA
- the tyrS gene encoding tyrosine--tRNA ligase — MTYHPKSDFIAVMMERGFLADCTDYQGLDEAFAAGVVPAYIGYDATAQSLHVGHLMNIMVLRWLQKCGHKPITLMGGGTTKVGDPSFRSDERPLLGPEQIAANITGMQQVFAKYLQYGEGETDALMLNNAEWLDGLNYLDFLRDIGRHFSVNRMLSFESVKSRLDREQSLSFLEFNYMILQAYDFLELNRRYGCLLQMGGSDQWGNIVNGIDLTRRVLDNEIYGLTTPLLTTSDGRKMGKSQGGAIWLNGDMLSPYEFWQFWRNTTDADTGKFLKLFTEMPVEECERLGALEGSEINAAKIILANEVTKLLHGADAAAAAEATAREVFEKGGVGDDLPTLTLSREEVGDGVSIVQLLVKSGLAGSGKEAKRLISENGAKINDEPLTDAGMMVDAAALASPIKLSAGKKRHALVQIG, encoded by the coding sequence ATGACCTACCATCCCAAATCAGATTTCATCGCCGTGATGATGGAGCGTGGTTTCCTCGCTGATTGTACCGACTATCAAGGTCTGGACGAGGCCTTTGCCGCGGGTGTTGTGCCCGCTTACATCGGCTATGACGCGACGGCCCAATCCCTGCATGTGGGCCATTTGATGAACATCATGGTGCTGCGCTGGTTGCAGAAATGCGGCCATAAGCCGATCACCCTGATGGGCGGTGGCACCACCAAGGTGGGCGACCCGTCTTTCCGCAGCGATGAACGCCCCCTGCTTGGCCCCGAACAGATTGCCGCGAACATCACAGGCATGCAGCAGGTTTTTGCAAAATATCTGCAATACGGTGAAGGCGAGACCGACGCCTTGATGTTGAACAATGCCGAATGGCTAGACGGGTTGAACTACCTTGATTTCCTGCGCGACATCGGGCGGCATTTCAGTGTCAACCGGATGCTCAGCTTTGAAAGCGTGAAGTCGCGGCTGGATCGCGAACAATCGCTGTCCTTCCTCGAATTCAACTACATGATCCTTCAGGCCTATGATTTCCTGGAACTCAACCGCCGCTACGGCTGTCTGTTGCAGATGGGCGGGTCCGACCAATGGGGCAATATCGTCAACGGTATCGATCTCACGCGCCGGGTGCTCGACAACGAGATTTACGGGCTGACCACGCCGTTGCTGACCACTTCGGACGGGCGCAAGATGGGCAAGTCGCAAGGCGGTGCCATCTGGTTGAACGGGGATATGTTGTCACCTTATGAATTCTGGCAGTTCTGGCGCAATACGACGGATGCAGATACTGGCAAGTTCCTGAAACTGTTCACGGAAATGCCCGTTGAGGAATGCGAACGTCTGGGCGCGCTGGAAGGCTCCGAGATCAATGCGGCCAAGATCATCCTTGCCAATGAGGTCACCAAATTGCTGCACGGCGCAGATGCTGCGGCAGCAGCGGAAGCCACAGCGCGTGAAGTTTTTGAAAAAGGCGGCGTCGGCGACGATCTGCCGACCTTGACGCTCAGCCGGGAAGAGGTTGGTGATGGGGTTTCAATTGTGCAGCTGCTGGTCAAATCCGGCCTTGCCGGATCGGGTAAGGAAGCCAAACGCCTGATTTCCGAAAACGGGGCCAAGATCAACGATGAACCGCTCACTGATGCCGGGATGATGGTAGATGCCGCAGCGCTTGCCAGCCCGATCAAGCTGAGTGCCGGCAAGAAACGCCACGCGCTGGTGCAAATCGGCTGA